One Psychrobacillus glaciei genomic region harbors:
- a CDS encoding Cof-type HAD-IIB family hydrolase — protein MQRHLIVLDLDGTLLTDKKVISHKTKNILLQAKSEGHEVMIATGRPYRSSEMYYKELGLHTPIVNFNGAFVHHPRNSSWNTIHKPIELHVVKEVVEAVQSYSIKNMLAEVLDDVYLHHHDEQMISAFALGNPHITTGDLRTFLKTDPTSLLIHAEEGSVDLVRNHLRDVHAEVIDHRRWGAPWDIIEVVRHGLNKAVGLAHVSEYLDIPKERIIAFGDEDNDLEMIDYAGIGVAMGNAIAPLQNIANEVTLTNNEDGIAEFLMDRLKLKKL, from the coding sequence ATGCAACGACACTTAATTGTTTTAGACTTAGATGGAACTTTATTAACAGATAAGAAGGTAATTTCACATAAAACGAAGAATATATTACTACAAGCCAAAAGCGAAGGTCATGAAGTAATGATCGCGACTGGTAGACCTTATAGATCCAGTGAGATGTATTATAAGGAGCTTGGATTACATACGCCAATCGTCAACTTTAATGGGGCTTTTGTCCATCATCCAAGAAATTCTTCTTGGAATACAATTCATAAACCGATTGAACTTCATGTTGTCAAAGAAGTTGTAGAAGCAGTTCAAAGCTATTCTATTAAAAATATGCTAGCAGAAGTGTTAGATGACGTGTACTTACATCATCATGATGAACAAATGATTTCTGCATTTGCACTGGGAAATCCACATATTACTACTGGCGATTTACGTACTTTCTTGAAAACGGATCCGACAAGCTTACTCATTCATGCAGAGGAAGGTTCGGTAGACTTGGTTCGTAATCATTTACGGGATGTACATGCCGAAGTAATTGACCATCGTCGTTGGGGAGCACCTTGGGATATAATTGAAGTAGTACGACATGGCTTAAACAAGGCGGTTGGTTTAGCGCATGTCTCGGAGTATTTAGACATTCCAAAAGAACGAATTATCGCTTTTGGCGATGAAGACAATGATTTAGAAATGATTGACTATGCCGGAATTGGTGTTGCAATGGGAAATGCAATTGCACCTCTTCAAAACATTGCAAATGAAGTTACTTTAACAAATAATGAAGACGGTATTGCAGAATTTTTAATGGACCGATTGAAGTTAAAAAAATTATGA
- a CDS encoding helix-turn-helix domain-containing protein, protein MTNQEIANLCATSRGVVNRMLNDIKKSDIITLNKGYNNSRSKLFTDRN, encoded by the coding sequence TTGACCAATCAAGAAATAGCTAATCTCTGTGCAACAAGCAGAGGAGTTGTCAATCGAATGTTAAACGATATAAAAAAGTCTGATATCATTACACTTAATAAAGGTTATAACAATTCACGATCTAAACTTTTTACGGACAGAAATTGA
- a CDS encoding DUF3231 family protein yields the protein MGILSGNPSDEPLHYGEVFGIWANLATNNGLIAAYQTFFNHTGDDDLKKIIEEAVQCMEDESKQLEKILKVNAVGLPPAPPARPVARLEDIPVGARFNDPEICAALSMDVAAGLVACSQAMGMSIREDIGMMYGQFHTSKAQLGAKLLKLSKSKGWLVPPPLHVNFPEKH from the coding sequence ATGGGAATATTAAGCGGTAATCCGAGTGATGAACCATTGCATTACGGTGAAGTATTTGGAATTTGGGCAAATCTAGCTACTAACAATGGGCTAATAGCGGCTTATCAAACGTTTTTCAATCATACAGGTGATGATGATCTAAAAAAAATAATTGAAGAAGCAGTACAATGCATGGAAGATGAAAGCAAGCAACTAGAAAAAATATTAAAAGTGAATGCAGTTGGACTTCCTCCTGCCCCACCTGCTCGTCCCGTAGCACGACTGGAAGATATTCCTGTTGGAGCTCGATTCAATGATCCAGAAATTTGTGCAGCACTTTCTATGGATGTGGCTGCTGGTTTGGTTGCATGCAGCCAAGCGATGGGTATGTCAATACGAGAGGATATAGGAATGATGTATGGGCAATTTCATACGAGTAAAGCACAACTAGGTGCAAAGTTGCTAAAGTTAAGTAAAAGTAAGGGATGGTTAGTACCCCCTCCTCTTCATGTAAACTTCCCAGAAAAACATTAA
- the fabF gene encoding beta-ketoacyl-ACP synthase II — protein MTKRRVVVTGVGAVTPLGNDIETTWSAIKEGKSGVGMLTRLDASQFSAKVAAEVKDFDIEKYIEKKDARKMDRFTHYALAASIMAVEDANLTITEEIGLRTGVWIGSGIGGMETYEAQFRVFLEKGARRVSPFFVPMMIPDMAAGQVSIHFGAKAINSCSVTACASGTNSIGDAFKVIERGDADVMITGGAESPITHMSVAGFCSNTALSLNTDPQTASKPFDANRDGFVIGEGAGIIILEEYEHAVARGAKIYAEIIGYGSTGDAHHITAPAPGGEGAARAMKQAIADAGIKPEQIDYINAHGTSTPYNDLFETMAVKSVFGEHAYRLAMSSTKSMTGHLLGAAGGVEAIFTVLALKEGILPPTMNLETPDPECDLDYVPNAARNADIEYAMSNSLGFGGHNASILFKK, from the coding sequence ATGACGAAACGTAGGGTTGTCGTAACAGGAGTCGGTGCTGTTACACCATTAGGAAATGATATAGAAACAACTTGGTCGGCAATTAAAGAAGGAAAATCAGGCGTGGGTATGCTTACACGATTGGATGCAAGCCAGTTTTCCGCGAAGGTTGCAGCTGAAGTAAAAGACTTTGATATTGAGAAATATATTGAGAAAAAAGACGCTCGTAAGATGGATCGTTTTACTCATTATGCACTTGCGGCTTCTATCATGGCGGTAGAAGATGCAAATTTAACAATTACAGAAGAGATTGGTCTACGAACTGGAGTATGGATTGGTTCAGGAATTGGTGGGATGGAGACATACGAAGCACAATTCCGTGTATTTTTAGAAAAAGGTGCTCGTCGTGTAAGTCCATTTTTTGTTCCGATGATGATTCCGGATATGGCGGCAGGTCAAGTGTCGATCCATTTTGGAGCAAAAGCGATCAATTCTTGTAGCGTAACGGCTTGTGCATCAGGAACAAACTCAATTGGGGATGCATTTAAAGTAATTGAGCGCGGAGATGCGGACGTAATGATTACAGGTGGTGCTGAGTCACCGATTACACATATGTCTGTAGCTGGATTCTGCTCAAATACTGCACTTTCATTAAATACGGATCCACAAACTGCCTCAAAACCATTTGACGCAAACCGTGATGGCTTTGTTATCGGAGAAGGCGCAGGAATTATCATCTTAGAAGAATATGAGCATGCAGTAGCACGTGGTGCGAAAATCTATGCAGAGATTATTGGATATGGTTCAACAGGTGATGCTCATCATATCACTGCTCCTGCACCTGGAGGAGAAGGCGCTGCTCGTGCCATGAAACAAGCAATTGCAGATGCAGGTATTAAACCAGAACAGATCGATTATATTAACGCTCATGGAACTAGTACTCCATATAATGATTTGTTTGAAACGATGGCTGTAAAATCTGTTTTTGGGGAACATGCTTATAGATTAGCAATGAGTTCTACAAAGTCAATGACTGGGCACTTACTAGGTGCGGCAGGTGGAGTGGAAGCAATTTTCACTGTATTAGCTTTAAAAGAAGGAATATTGCCTCCAACGATGAATTTAGAAACACCAGATCCAGAATGTGATTTGGATTATGTACCAAATGCCGCTAGAAATGCGGACATTGAGTATGCAATGAGCAATTCACTCGGATTTGGTGGACATAATGCTAGTATTTTATTCAAAAAATAA
- a CDS encoding DegV family protein — protein sequence MKLFADSACDLPKSFFELHNVELIPLRVHIDNDEYEDIIGIDSKEVYTAIRAGKQPKTSQASPELFLTLFEELAKSGEEGFYIALSSALSGTYNTAVMMKEQLMETYPHLKLTIIDSKCASLGIGLLIKEAVRLRDEGLSLPMMEEKIRFSAMHMEHLFTVEDLDYMARGGRVSKASAFIGGLLNIKPLLHVEEGKLVPIEKIRGRKKVVKRIIDVMGERADRLEEQDIAISHGDDEATALELKQLIEERYHPKSIEIHLIGSTVGAHAGPDTLALFFLNKLS from the coding sequence ATGAAATTATTCGCTGATAGTGCTTGTGATTTACCTAAATCTTTTTTTGAATTACATAATGTAGAATTGATCCCGCTTAGGGTGCATATAGACAATGACGAATATGAAGATATTATTGGAATTGATTCCAAAGAAGTGTACACAGCAATTCGTGCAGGGAAACAACCAAAAACATCTCAAGCTTCCCCAGAACTTTTTTTAACATTATTTGAAGAGCTTGCAAAGTCTGGAGAAGAGGGTTTTTACATCGCACTCTCATCTGCACTCTCCGGAACCTATAACACCGCAGTAATGATGAAAGAACAATTAATGGAAACGTACCCACACTTAAAGTTAACCATTATTGATTCAAAATGTGCATCACTTGGAATTGGGCTTCTAATAAAAGAGGCAGTTCGATTAAGAGATGAAGGATTGAGCTTGCCCATGATGGAAGAGAAGATTAGATTTTCTGCTATGCATATGGAGCATCTTTTCACAGTGGAAGATTTAGACTATATGGCTCGTGGTGGAAGAGTTTCTAAAGCAAGTGCATTTATTGGAGGACTCCTTAACATTAAACCTCTTCTTCATGTAGAAGAAGGAAAACTTGTCCCGATCGAAAAAATACGCGGACGCAAAAAAGTGGTCAAGCGAATAATCGATGTAATGGGAGAACGAGCGGATCGTTTAGAGGAACAAGACATCGCTATTAGTCATGGGGATGACGAAGCAACTGCACTTGAACTAAAGCAATTAATAGAAGAACGATATCACCCAAAAAGCATTGAAATTCATCTAATCGGCTCCACAGTTGGAGCACATGCTGGACCAGACACATTGGCCTTATTCTTTTTAAATAAATTATCTTAA
- a CDS encoding ATP-dependent Clp protease ATP-binding subunit: MQMKQTDEKSPLETYGRNLVTAVKEGKMDPVIGRDQEIRDVIRILSRKTKNNPVLIGEPGVGKTAIVEGLAQRIVRKDVPEGLKEKEIFELDMSSLIAGAKYRGEFEERLQAVLKQVKESEGQIILFIDEIHTIVGAGKSEGAMDAGNMLKPMLARGELHCIGATTLDEYRMYIEKDPALERRFQQVLVREPSVEDTVSILRGLKERFELHHGVRIHDRAIVAAAELSNRYITERFLPDKAIDLVDEACAMIRTEIDSMPQELDEVTRKMMQLQIEEQALMKEKDAASKKRVEQIRQDLKELEQSTSEMRNKWEKEKEAIQVIQQKREELDRYRRELEDAENRYDLNKAAELRHGKIPTLEKELQVYEQQVNEETESRLLREEVTAEEIASIVSRWTGIPVTKLVEGEREKLLRLKETLAERVVGQDQAVQLVTEAVWRARAGIKDPRKPIGSFLFLGPTGVGKTELAKSLAANLFDSEEHFIRIDMSEYMEKHSVSRLVGAPPGYIGYEEGGQLTEAVRRNPYAVVLLDEIEKAHPDVANILLQLMDDGRITDSQGRIVNFTNTVVILTSNIGSQFLGNSTGIISEEEESLVMASLREHFKPELLNRLDDIIMFHSLTTLHFEKIAEKYVKQLQDRVHEQEINLQVDAAVLKWIVSEGTDAAFGARPLKRFIQRHLETAVAKLLIGGTILPGSTIEATIEDGQLVIK; the protein is encoded by the coding sequence ATGCAAATGAAACAAACAGATGAAAAAAGTCCATTAGAAACATATGGGCGTAATTTAGTTACCGCTGTAAAAGAAGGAAAAATGGATCCTGTCATTGGGCGTGACCAAGAAATACGGGATGTTATTCGTATATTATCTAGAAAAACAAAAAATAATCCCGTGTTAATAGGAGAACCTGGTGTTGGTAAAACAGCGATTGTAGAAGGATTAGCGCAAAGAATTGTGCGAAAAGATGTTCCAGAGGGTTTAAAAGAAAAAGAAATTTTTGAACTAGACATGAGCTCTTTAATAGCAGGTGCGAAATACCGCGGTGAATTCGAAGAACGATTACAAGCGGTATTAAAGCAAGTGAAAGAAAGCGAAGGGCAAATTATTTTATTTATAGATGAGATTCATACAATTGTTGGAGCAGGGAAATCAGAAGGTGCAATGGACGCTGGGAATATGTTGAAACCAATGTTGGCCAGAGGGGAATTGCATTGTATAGGAGCAACTACATTGGATGAATACCGGATGTATATTGAAAAAGATCCCGCACTGGAAAGAAGATTCCAACAAGTTCTTGTAAGAGAGCCTTCCGTTGAAGACACAGTGTCCATTTTACGTGGGCTAAAAGAACGCTTTGAATTGCATCACGGTGTACGTATTCATGACCGGGCAATCGTAGCAGCTGCGGAATTATCAAATCGTTATATTACGGAACGTTTCTTACCAGACAAAGCAATTGATCTAGTAGACGAAGCTTGTGCCATGATTCGAACAGAAATTGACTCAATGCCACAAGAGCTTGATGAAGTGACTCGAAAAATGATGCAGCTTCAAATTGAAGAACAAGCATTAATGAAGGAAAAAGATGCTGCCAGTAAAAAAAGAGTAGAACAAATACGTCAAGACTTAAAAGAATTAGAGCAATCTACAAGTGAGATGCGCAACAAATGGGAAAAAGAAAAAGAAGCAATTCAAGTTATTCAACAAAAAAGAGAAGAACTTGACCGATATCGTCGAGAATTGGAAGATGCAGAAAATAGGTATGATTTGAATAAAGCTGCCGAGCTTCGTCATGGGAAAATTCCTACCTTAGAAAAAGAGCTTCAAGTATATGAACAACAAGTAAATGAAGAAACGGAATCTCGCTTGTTACGAGAAGAAGTAACCGCAGAAGAAATTGCATCCATCGTTTCTAGATGGACTGGTATTCCAGTTACAAAATTGGTAGAAGGAGAACGGGAAAAGCTTCTTCGTTTAAAAGAAACACTTGCAGAAAGAGTAGTCGGACAAGATCAAGCAGTGCAATTAGTAACAGAAGCGGTATGGCGAGCACGAGCTGGCATTAAAGATCCGCGGAAACCTATTGGATCCTTCCTATTTTTAGGGCCAACTGGTGTAGGTAAAACAGAACTTGCTAAGTCGCTAGCTGCAAATTTATTTGATTCGGAAGAGCATTTTATCCGCATTGATATGTCTGAATATATGGAAAAACATAGTGTATCTCGACTAGTAGGCGCTCCTCCAGGCTATATTGGATATGAAGAAGGTGGCCAACTAACTGAAGCAGTTCGGAGAAACCCTTATGCTGTTGTGCTATTAGATGAAATAGAAAAAGCACACCCAGATGTTGCAAATATATTATTGCAATTAATGGACGATGGCCGTATTACCGATAGCCAAGGTAGAATCGTCAATTTTACAAACACGGTTGTCATATTAACTTCAAATATTGGATCGCAATTTCTTGGAAATAGTACAGGGATTATTAGCGAAGAGGAAGAAAGCCTTGTAATGGCTTCTTTAAGAGAACATTTTAAACCAGAGTTATTAAATCGATTAGATGATATTATTATGTTCCACTCGTTAACTACCCTACATTTTGAAAAAATAGCCGAAAAATATGTCAAACAATTGCAAGATCGTGTTCACGAACAAGAAATAAATTTGCAAGTGGATGCAGCAGTTCTTAAATGGATTGTATCGGAAGGCACGGACGCTGCATTTGGTGCAAGACCATTAAAACGTTTTATTCAACGACATTTAGAAACTGCAGTAGCAAAACTACTAATCGGAGGAACGATTCTTCCAGGAAGTACAATAGAAGCAACCATTGAAGATGGCCAATTAGTTATAAAATAG
- a CDS encoding beta-ketoacyl-ACP synthase III, whose amino-acid sequence MNAGIIGLGTYSPEQILTNADLEKKVDTSDEWIRTRTGIEERRIAGPEQDTSHLAFEAAKEAIKDAGISPEQIGLILVATVTPDRPFPSVSTMLQDQLGAKNAAAMDISAACAGFMYGLVTAKQFVESDTYSHVLVVGVEKLSKITNWEDRNTAVLFGDGAGAAVVSKVSEGRGILSFELGADGSGGKHLYQDGPHLAMNGREVFKFAVRQMGESAVNVIEKAGLSKEDIDMLIPHQANIRIMDASRERLGLPVEKMSKTIHKYGNTSSASIPLSLKEEVVNGKVKDDDIIVMVGFGGGLTWGAITLKWGK is encoded by the coding sequence GTGAATGCAGGAATAATTGGATTAGGAACTTATTCGCCAGAGCAGATTTTAACAAATGCAGACCTTGAGAAAAAAGTAGATACATCCGACGAATGGATTCGAACTAGAACTGGTATAGAAGAAAGAAGAATTGCTGGACCTGAACAAGATACATCTCATTTAGCTTTTGAAGCAGCTAAAGAAGCAATAAAAGATGCAGGAATTTCACCAGAACAAATTGGGCTGATATTAGTTGCAACGGTTACACCAGATCGCCCGTTTCCAAGTGTTTCTACAATGTTACAAGATCAACTTGGTGCTAAAAACGCTGCAGCAATGGACATCTCTGCTGCATGTGCAGGGTTTATGTACGGTTTAGTAACTGCAAAACAATTTGTAGAATCCGATACGTATTCTCATGTACTTGTTGTAGGTGTTGAAAAACTGTCTAAAATTACAAATTGGGAAGACCGCAACACAGCAGTATTATTTGGAGACGGAGCAGGTGCCGCTGTTGTAAGTAAAGTATCGGAAGGACGCGGAATTTTATCATTTGAACTTGGTGCTGATGGAAGCGGTGGCAAGCATCTATACCAAGATGGTCCACATCTTGCAATGAATGGGAGAGAAGTTTTTAAGTTTGCAGTTCGACAAATGGGTGAATCAGCAGTTAATGTTATAGAGAAAGCCGGACTTTCAAAAGAAGATATAGATATGCTAATCCCACACCAAGCCAATATTCGTATAATGGATGCATCGCGCGAAAGATTGGGATTACCTGTCGAAAAAATGTCGAAAACGATTCATAAGTATGGTAATACTTCGTCTGCATCCATTCCACTTTCATTAAAAGAAGAAGTGGTGAATGGGAAAGTGAAAGATGATGACATTATTGTTATGGTCGGATTTGGTGGTGGCTTAACTTGGGGTGCCATTACATTAAAATGGGGAAAATAA
- a CDS encoding prolyl oligopeptidase family serine peptidase, with the protein MIVQLESWNNIPLLHIYTNQTNNHSPIVIFLHGFESAKEHNLHYAYQLANKGCRVILPDAHLHGDRDEKLDQVEISLRFWETVLTSIEEVGKLKEELRARGYWTDQKIGVGGTSMGGITALGCLTVYPWIHASAIMMGTPSYVQLAKAQIEQIEQKGIPIPLNSEEKDNMFHTLSTFDASIHMEKLANKSLFFWHGEKDVIVPFASTAHFIEEYEKQYGNEQLVFMKEKSAGHAVNRKGLLAATKWLGDNLA; encoded by the coding sequence ATGATCGTACAATTAGAATCATGGAATAATATACCTTTACTACATATTTATACGAATCAAACAAATAATCATTCTCCTATTGTCATCTTTTTACATGGTTTTGAAAGTGCGAAAGAGCACAATTTGCATTATGCCTATCAATTAGCAAATAAAGGATGTCGGGTAATTTTACCGGATGCGCATTTACACGGTGACAGAGACGAAAAATTAGATCAAGTCGAAATAAGTCTTCGTTTTTGGGAAACGGTACTAACTTCCATTGAGGAAGTTGGAAAATTAAAAGAAGAACTAAGAGCAAGAGGATATTGGACCGATCAAAAAATTGGTGTTGGTGGAACATCGATGGGTGGCATTACTGCACTTGGTTGCTTAACTGTCTATCCGTGGATTCATGCTTCCGCAATTATGATGGGAACTCCAAGTTATGTGCAATTAGCGAAAGCCCAAATCGAACAAATCGAGCAAAAGGGAATTCCAATACCTTTGAACTCGGAGGAAAAGGACAATATGTTCCACACCTTATCTACTTTTGATGCTTCGATTCATATGGAGAAACTTGCAAATAAGTCCTTGTTTTTTTGGCATGGAGAAAAAGATGTTATTGTTCCTTTTGCATCAACCGCTCATTTTATTGAGGAATATGAAAAACAGTATGGGAATGAACAATTAGTTTTTATGAAAGAAAAATCTGCAGGTCATGCAGTTAACCGTAAAGGCTTATTAGCAGCAACTAAATGGCTTGGAGACAATTTGGCATAA
- a CDS encoding metal-sulfur cluster assembly factor, with protein sequence MDQDMKDSMMSALENVIDPELGVDIVNLGLVYDVELTEEGTAIVTMTLTSIGCPMGPMIVDQVKTALAELPEVKETDVNVVFNPPWSRDNMSRYAKIALGIR encoded by the coding sequence ATGGATCAAGATATGAAAGATAGTATGATGAGTGCACTCGAAAATGTAATTGACCCAGAACTAGGGGTCGATATTGTTAATTTAGGTTTAGTTTATGATGTAGAGTTGACGGAAGAAGGTACTGCAATTGTTACGATGACGCTTACTTCAATCGGATGTCCAATGGGGCCAATGATTGTAGATCAAGTTAAAACGGCGCTTGCTGAATTACCAGAAGTGAAGGAAACAGATGTAAATGTCGTTTTCAATCCACCATGGTCAAGAGATAATATGTCTCGCTATGCGAAAATTGCATTGGGCATTCGATAA
- a CDS encoding DUF2929 family protein gives MKYIMTLIWSVILVSMLNYVVSSVQDQPFVFVHGLIMSIPVAILIFIITAIIPNELAPSEQH, from the coding sequence ATGAAATATATTATGACACTAATTTGGTCTGTAATACTAGTTTCTATGTTGAATTACGTAGTAAGCTCTGTACAAGATCAACCCTTTGTATTTGTGCATGGTTTAATTATGTCTATTCCTGTTGCGATTTTGATTTTTATCATTACAGCAATTATTCCAAACGAACTAGCACCATCAGAACAACACTAA